Proteins encoded within one genomic window of Methanobacteriales archaeon HGW-Methanobacteriales-1:
- a CDS encoding PBS lyase: MEKKENVIRLIESLQEDDEHVRVQVIELLEEIGNPAVDPLIEALDSPNKYVRMGAAKALGVIGDSKAIGPLIKTLKDDNKWVRRDASGALAQMGTDAAEPLINILSDDDWKVRGAATWALGNIKDSRAVEPLIGVLNDESGFVRGGATWALGNIGGEKAEIALKEVAKGEGTYTKKVASNYLNKDDN, translated from the coding sequence ATGGAGAAAAAAGAGAATGTGATTAGACTCATCGAATCTTTACAGGAAGATGATGAACACGTTAGAGTGCAGGTTATTGAGCTTTTAGAAGAAATTGGAAATCCTGCTGTTGATCCACTTATTGAAGCCCTTGATAGTCCGAATAAATATGTTAGAATGGGTGCTGCTAAGGCTTTAGGGGTTATTGGTGATTCTAAAGCTATTGGACCATTGATTAAAACTTTAAAAGATGACAATAAGTGGGTTCGCCGAGATGCTTCAGGTGCTTTGGCTCAAATGGGAACTGATGCTGCTGAACCTTTGATAAATATTCTTTCAGATGATGATTGGAAAGTCAGAGGCGCGGCTACTTGGGCTTTAGGTAATATTAAAGATTCTAGGGCAGTTGAACCTTTAATTGGTGTTTTAAATGATGAAAGTGGATTCGTAAGGGGTGGTGCTACCTGGGCTTTAGGTAATATCGGTGGTGAAAAAGCTGAAATTGCTTTAAAAGAAGTTGCTAAGGGTGAAGGAACATATACTAAAAAAGTTGCTTCTAATTATTTAAATAAAGATGATAACTAA
- the pdxT gene encoding pyridoxal 5'-phosphate synthase glutaminase subunit PdxT: MIRIGILNLQGDVSEHFQIAQKALENLKVEYQLLNVRTAEDASQCNGIIISGGESTVIGKLMVENGIKDIIIQNKIPVFGTCAGMVLLAKETDYEQPLLELMDMKVKRNAFGRQKDSFEQEIEILGGKYTGVFIRAPAIEKVGEDVQIISKIDDIIIGVKQGKNMALAFHPELTEDTRLHEYFIKEVL; encoded by the coding sequence ATGATACGAATTGGAATCTTAAATTTGCAGGGAGATGTTTCAGAGCATTTTCAGATTGCTCAGAAAGCTCTGGAAAATCTGAAAGTTGAATACCAGTTACTGAATGTGAGAACGGCTGAAGATGCTTCTCAATGTAATGGAATAATAATATCTGGTGGAGAAAGCACTGTCATTGGTAAATTGATGGTGGAAAATGGAATAAAAGATATTATAATTCAAAATAAGATTCCAGTTTTTGGAACTTGTGCTGGAATGGTGCTATTGGCCAAAGAAACTGATTATGAACAACCTTTGTTAGAGTTAATGGATATGAAAGTCAAAAGAAATGCTTTTGGCCGTCAAAAAGATTCTTTTGAGCAAGAAATAGAGATATTAGGTGGAAAATATACTGGAGTTTTCATCCGAGCCCCGGCCATAGAAAAAGTAGGGGAAGATGTTCAGATAATTTCTAAAATTGATGATATAATTATTGGGGTGAAGCAGGGGAAAAATATGGCCCTGGCATTTCATCCAGAACTTACTGAAGATACTAGATTACATGAATACTTTATAAAGGAGGTATTATAG
- a CDS encoding malate dehydrogenase, whose product MKVSVIGASGKVGSSAAFCLAEEYSLRELVLVSREESLDKIKGEAMDMYDALAAKDVHVDIKSTSNLEDLAGSNIIVLTSGVARKEGMSRMDLAIPNAKIVAKYAKAVAKYAPDSILLVVSNPVDIMTHVALKASGMDKNRVIGLGNHLDSLRLKTFIARHFNINVSEVRSRVIGEHGANMVPLLSSTSIGGILLKYFSNYHDFDMGNIIGKVKSAGEEVIIRKGATEFGPAYAISNIVTTILNDQKRILTVSAYLDGEIEGVKGVCLGVPAKVGAKGIEEIIPIKMSDYEIKAFLKAADVVKSLTDDVFKAADI is encoded by the coding sequence TTGAAAGTAAGTGTAATTGGAGCTTCAGGAAAGGTTGGAAGTTCAGCTGCCTTTTGTTTGGCAGAGGAATATTCACTCAGAGAGTTGGTCCTTGTTTCTAGAGAAGAAAGTTTAGATAAGATTAAAGGGGAAGCTATGGACATGTATGATGCTTTAGCAGCAAAAGATGTTCATGTTGATATTAAATCAACTAGTAATCTGGAAGATTTGGCTGGTTCTAATATTATTGTTTTGACATCAGGTGTTGCTCGAAAAGAAGGCATGTCCAGGATGGATTTGGCTATTCCTAATGCTAAAATTGTTGCAAAATATGCGAAAGCAGTTGCTAAATATGCTCCCGATTCTATATTGCTTGTAGTGAGTAATCCTGTGGATATAATGACTCATGTGGCTTTAAAAGCTTCTGGAATGGATAAAAATCGAGTTATTGGTTTGGGAAATCACCTGGACTCTTTGCGTCTTAAAACTTTCATTGCCCGCCACTTCAATATAAATGTTAGTGAAGTAAGATCCAGGGTTATTGGAGAACATGGGGCAAATATGGTTCCTCTTTTAAGTTCAACATCTATTGGTGGTATTTTACTCAAATATTTCTCTAATTATCATGATTTTGATATGGGGAATATTATAGGGAAGGTTAAAAGTGCAGGGGAAGAAGTAATTATTAGAAAAGGAGCAACTGAATTTGGCCCAGCCTATGCAATTTCTAATATTGTAACTACCATCTTAAATGATCAAAAAAGAATTTTAACAGTAAGCGCTTACCTTGATGGTGAAATTGAGGGTGTTAAAGGTGTATGTCTGGGAGTACCTGCTAAAGTCGGTGCGAAGGGTATCGAAGAGATCATTCCTATAAAAATGAGTGATTATGAAATTAAAGCTTTTCTTAAAGCTGCTGATGTGGTTAAATCTTTAACTGATGATGTTTTTAAAGCGGCAGACATATAA